A stretch of DNA from Brevibacterium sp. CBA3109:
CCGTGGAGAGTTCGACCTCTGCTTCGGCGATCACGCCGAGGTGGGAGATCCTCAGTTCGGAAATCATCTACGCCTCCTCGATCGGTCCCCGCCAACCGGAGACGGGCAGTCGGAACTTCGCCACCAATCGATCGGTGAAGGGACCCTTGTGAAGTCGGGCCAGCTTGATCGGCGACCGTGAACGCTTGGCTTCGATCCGTGCCCCGGCGGGCAGCTCCAAAGCCCTCCGGCCATCGCACCACAGGACTGCGGCGAAATCAGGATTGCCAGGAGAGATTTCGACGCCGAGGCGGGAGTCGGGGTTGACGACAAGCGGTTCGGTGAACAGTGCGTGGGCTGAGATGGGGATGAGCAGCAGTGCTTCGACCTCGGGCCAGACGATGGGGCCGCCGGCGGAGAACGCATACGCGGTCGAACCTGTGGGTGTGGCCAGGATGACCCCGTCGCAGCCGAACGACGACACCGGTCGAGCGTCGACGCCGAGGACGACGTCGATCATGCGTGCCTTGGACGTCTTCTCGATTGTGGCCTCGTTGAGGGCCCAGGCGTTGTAGATCGCCTCCCCTTCATGCCAGACGGTCACGTCCAGGGCGAGGCGCTCCTCGACCAGGTAGTCACGCTGGGAGGCGCGATGGACCGCCTCGGCGAGGTCTTCTCGTTCGCTCTCGGCAAGGAAACCCACATGTCCGAGATTGACGCCCATCAGCGGGACCCCGGAACCATGGAAGCGTTCGGCTGCCCGCAGGATAGTGCCGTCACCGCCGAGGACGATGACGAGTTCGCATCTGGTCTTCCAGATCGCGAGCTCGGCTGGGCCGATGACCTCACAGCGGCTGAGGAGATCCCTCTGGACGTCGGCGTGGGAACTGCGCGCGGCGAAGTCGAGGACCTCTTCGTCGAGGACGACCGGGATGATCCCGTCATCGAGGAGCGCCTTCCACACGCTCACTGCTGCCACTGCTGATTCCTCGCGCTGAGGGTGCAGCAGCACCATGATGTGTCGGCTCACGGCTCTCCTCTCATGATCTGGTCCAGATGGGCTGCGATGTCTGCCTCATTGAGCCTATCGGACTCGGTTCGTGTTTTCCCTGGTTGAACACGCAGGAAGTACTCCCGGTTTCCGCTGGGCCCGGGGAGCACGGAGGCCGCGATGTCGATCACGCGAGCCTCATGTTCGGCAATGCCGGCGAGGACGGAGTCAAGGGCCCGACGGCGGCTGCCCACGGTCGACACGACGCCGTGCTTGTCCAGTGCGCCCCGGGCGAGTTCGAACTGGGGTTTGACCATGAGCAGGAGTTCGCCGCTGGGCAGAGTGTGTGCCAGCAGCGGAGCCAGCAGCAGGCGCAGGGAGATGAATGACACGTCGGCGACGACCACATCGACCTGTGGCACGTCGGAACTGCCCAGTTCGCGTAGGTTGAGGCCCTCCCGGACACGGACTCGAGGGTCCCGGCGGAGTCCTGAGTCGAATTGATCGTGCCCGACATCGACGGCCCACACCTCTTTCGCTCCCCGGTGCAGGAGGACCTGGGTGAAGCCGCCGGTGGAGGCACCGGCGTCGAGCGCGGTACTGCCTGCGAAGTCGGCGATGGAGAAGGAGTCGAGGGCACCGAGGAGTTTGTGTGCGCTGCGCGCCACCCAGGGGTCGGGTTCCGTGACCGTGAGCTCGTCGGCGTCGGTCACGTCCAGAGAGGGCTTCACGGCTGCTCTGCCGTTGACGCTGACCCGTCCGGCAGCGATCTCCCGTGCCGCACGGGAGCGTGTGGCGATCAGTTCCCGTTCGACCAGTTCGCGATCGAGTCGGCTCACAATGAACTCACCTGCGAGTCGAGGTCGTCGAGGAGTACAGACAGGAGTCCGTGTCGTTCGGCGCCTGGGGCTTCACTGATCTGCACAAGTTTGCGGCGCCAGGTTTCGACCGGCACATCACCATTGACGGAGCCCGGTGTGGGTGCAGCGGCCTGGTTCGGTCCGACGGTCTGCTGTGGTTCGTGCATCGGTTCAGTCATGGATCCTCCGTGGCAGATTCCCTGGAGCCACGTCGTCGCCGCGGTCCATCGCCTCCCATGCTAATCGGAGTGCGTCCTGGACGACGGAGGCCCCAAGGTGGGCCGATTCGTCCAGGCGCAGTTCGCCATCGCCGATTCGCCAGTCCCCGGCTCCGTGTGTCCCCTGAGCAGTAGGCCGGGGGCTCGACTGGGCGCTGTCGGCGATGAGTCTCGGCAGGCCGCGCAGGCTGGGCAGGATGTAGGTGGGGCGCAGACCAGGACGTGCTTGCAAGGCGTCATGAATGTCGTGGACGCCGGTAAGGACGAGAGCGGTTTCGAAACCCGCCGAGTTGCCGCCTTCGATATCCGTGTCGAGGCGGTCTCCGACCATGAGGGGTCGTTTGGCTCCGATCCTGTGTGCCGCGAACTCCATCATGTGTGGAGAGGGTTTGCCGACGACGGTCGGCTGGGCACCTGTGAGTCGGGAGAGCATGTCGATGAAAGCCCCATTGCCCGGGACCCGGCTTCTGGGCCCGACCATCGAAAAGTCGGGGTTCGTCGCCCACCATTCGATGCCTGATGTGATCGCCTCACAGGCGCGCACGATGCTCTGGTAGGTGATGTCCGGGTCGAGGCCCTGGGCGATGGCGACGGGGTCGTCGTCTAAGCTGCGCGTGACGCTCAGGCCCTCGGATTCCAGCGCTGCGGCCAGACCTGTTGTGCCCACCAGGTAGATGGGTGCCCCGGTTGGAAATTGTGCGGCAAGCTGTCCCGCCAGCACCTGCGCCGAGGTGGTCACCTCGGCGGCTGTTGTGCTGATTCCCAGTGTGGAGATGTGCTCGGCGACCACCTCGGCGGTGCGGGTGGCGTTGTTCGTCACATAGTTGACGGGAATGGACTGCTCGTGGAGGACATTGATGC
This window harbors:
- a CDS encoding HAD-IIA family hydrolase; translated protein: MTPVANAASPVDRRAPEESGAPIDCVLFDLDGVVYHGPDPISGAVEGINVLHEQSIPVNYVTNNATRTAEVVAEHISTLGISTTAAEVTTSAQVLAGQLAAQFPTGAPIYLVGTTGLAAALESEGLSVTRSLDDDPVAIAQGLDPDITYQSIVRACEAITSGIEWWATNPDFSMVGPRSRVPGNGAFIDMLSRLTGAQPTVVGKPSPHMMEFAAHRIGAKRPLMVGDRLDTDIEGGNSAGFETALVLTGVHDIHDALQARPGLRPTYILPSLRGLPRLIADSAQSSPRPTAQGTHGAGDWRIGDGELRLDESAHLGASVVQDALRLAWEAMDRGDDVAPGNLPRRIHD
- a CDS encoding NAD kinase — translated: MSRHIMVLLHPQREESAVAAVSVWKALLDDGIIPVVLDEEVLDFAARSSHADVQRDLLSRCEVIGPAELAIWKTRCELVIVLGGDGTILRAAERFHGSGVPLMGVNLGHVGFLAESEREDLAEAVHRASQRDYLVEERLALDVTVWHEGEAIYNAWALNEATIEKTSKARMIDVVLGVDARPVSSFGCDGVILATPTGSTAYAFSAGGPIVWPEVEALLLIPISAHALFTEPLVVNPDSRLGVEISPGNPDFAAVLWCDGRRALELPAGARIEAKRSRSPIKLARLHKGPFTDRLVAKFRLPVSGWRGPIEEA
- a CDS encoding TlyA family RNA methyltransferase, producing MSRLDRELVERELIATRSRAAREIAAGRVSVNGRAAVKPSLDVTDADELTVTEPDPWVARSAHKLLGALDSFSIADFAGSTALDAGASTGGFTQVLLHRGAKEVWAVDVGHDQFDSGLRRDPRVRVREGLNLRELGSSDVPQVDVVVADVSFISLRLLLAPLLAHTLPSGELLLMVKPQFELARGALDKHGVVSTVGSRRRALDSVLAGIAEHEARVIDIAASVLPGPSGNREYFLRVQPGKTRTESDRLNEADIAAHLDQIMRGEP